From Desulfuromonas soudanensis, the proteins below share one genomic window:
- a CDS encoding Spy/CpxP family protein refolding chaperone produces MKKHLMMIAVLALTLSGGLALQPAFAQRCDTPGNCEPGDCGKRGERMERMAEVLGLSAEQQQQIESIREEERALVAPLKKEMSASREAMAEAAKAQPFDEGAVRSLAAAQAGIRTELTVARARMQNRIHAVLTPEQRLLAEKLRPMLHDGKGPRGRRGAPQGGQL; encoded by the coding sequence ATGAAAAAGCATCTCATGATGATCGCCGTTCTCGCCCTAACCCTCAGCGGCGGCCTCGCCCTGCAGCCGGCCTTCGCCCAGCGCTGCGACACCCCCGGCAACTGCGAACCGGGGGATTGCGGCAAGAGAGGGGAGAGAATGGAGCGGATGGCTGAGGTCCTCGGCCTGAGCGCCGAACAGCAGCAGCAGATCGAGTCCATCCGCGAGGAGGAGCGGGCCCTGGTGGCGCCGCTGAAAAAGGAGATGTCCGCCAGCCGGGAAGCGATGGCGGAGGCCGCCAAGGCCCAGCCCTTTGACGAGGGGGCAGTGCGCTCCCTGGCCGCGGCTCAGGCGGGAATCCGTACCGAGCTGACCGTGGCCCGGGCCCGGATGCAGAACCGGATTCACGCCGTGCTCACCCCCGAGCAGCGCCTTCTCGCCGAGAAGCTGCGGCCGATGTTGCACGACGGGAAGGGCCCCCGCGGCCGCCGCGGCGCTCCGCAGGGGGGGCAACTGTAG
- a CDS encoding SH3 domain-containing protein, with protein sequence MKTQAGKYSTFRALVAALSLGLLLGGAALAQAESHDRRGDQDRDFSRQTDHARDNGRDSSAHRGQFRGKDSNRGRHQAPAVGTVVARIPNGHIRISIGGIPCFLVGETYYRPVRRGYQVVEAPRHRSNRDWVAVEIKRLNIRSGPGRNFPVIAVAHRGETLHVAGSTPGWQYVQLAQGRYGWVMSRFTQAPARG encoded by the coding sequence ATGAAAACGCAGGCAGGAAAATACAGCACTTTTCGGGCCCTGGTCGCTGCCTTGAGTCTCGGACTCCTCCTGGGCGGGGCCGCTCTGGCCCAGGCCGAAAGTCACGATCGCCGGGGGGATCAGGACAGGGATTTCTCACGACAGACGGACCACGCTCGGGACAATGGTCGGGACTCTTCTGCCCACCGTGGTCAATTCAGAGGCAAGGATTCAAACAGGGGTCGCCATCAGGCTCCGGCCGTCGGCACCGTCGTCGCCCGCATTCCGAACGGGCACATCCGGATCAGCATCGGCGGGATCCCCTGTTTTCTGGTCGGGGAGACCTACTACCGTCCGGTGCGCCGCGGATACCAGGTGGTGGAAGCGCCGCGGCACCGGTCGAATCGTGACTGGGTGGCCGTGGAGATCAAGCGGCTCAATATCCGCTCCGGTCCCGGACGTAACTTCCCGGTGATCGCCGTCGCCCACCGCGGGGAAACCCTGCATGTCGCCGGCAGTACCCCGGGCTGGCAATATGTGCAGCTCGCCCAGGGGCGCTACGGCTGGGTGATGAGTCGCTTTACCCAGGCCCCGGCCCGCGGCTAG
- a CDS encoding efflux RND transporter periplasmic adaptor subunit, with the protein MKRSRRLFWLLAVVLLLLLGGGTALFFRGAGGSGEPAPGYKTAEVSRGTLERTVSSSGTLAAVETVTVGTEVSGTIDKVLVDFNSRVEKGEVLATLKPALFAAAVAEGEAAVARAEADLALAQRELERSRPLYDKGYLSEQEFLPLRFNVDRYRAALDQARATLARARTNERNATIRSPIDGTVIQRSIDAGQTVAASLNTPTLFVIARDLARMQIEADVDETDIGQIRPEQAVRFTVQSYPDRTFAGTVRQVRLQPETVQSVVTYTVIVEAANPEGVLLPGMTATVDFVVEHLEDVLLIPNAALRFTPEEKESAPASGQSHHSAAKTGGRVFRLGATGELQKVAVSTLASDGQVTAISDDGLQAGDAVVTGPAREDTKVKKSFSLFGAMRGRPRK; encoded by the coding sequence ATGAAACGATCCCGCCGCCTCTTCTGGCTCCTCGCCGTCGTCCTGCTCCTTCTTCTCGGAGGGGGGACCGCTCTCTTCTTCAGGGGCGCAGGGGGCTCCGGCGAACCGGCCCCCGGATACAAAACGGCCGAAGTGAGCCGCGGCACCCTCGAGCGCACCGTCTCCAGTTCCGGAACCCTGGCGGCCGTGGAGACGGTGACCGTCGGCACCGAAGTCTCGGGGACGATCGACAAGGTGCTGGTCGATTTCAACAGCCGGGTGGAAAAAGGAGAGGTGCTGGCCACTCTCAAGCCCGCCCTCTTTGCCGCAGCCGTTGCCGAAGGAGAAGCCGCCGTCGCCCGCGCCGAGGCCGATCTGGCCCTGGCCCAAAGGGAGCTGGAGCGCAGCCGTCCCCTCTACGACAAGGGGTATCTCTCGGAGCAGGAATTTCTCCCCCTCCGCTTCAACGTCGACCGCTATCGGGCCGCCCTCGATCAGGCGCGGGCGACTCTGGCCCGGGCCCGCACCAATGAGCGCAACGCGACGATCCGCTCCCCCATCGACGGCACCGTGATCCAGCGCAGCATCGACGCCGGCCAGACCGTGGCGGCCAGTCTCAATACCCCGACCCTCTTCGTCATCGCCCGCGACCTGGCTCGGATGCAGATCGAGGCCGACGTCGACGAGACCGATATCGGTCAGATCCGCCCGGAGCAGGCGGTGCGTTTCACCGTGCAGAGCTACCCCGACCGCACCTTCGCCGGCACCGTACGCCAGGTGCGGCTGCAGCCGGAGACGGTGCAGAGCGTGGTCACCTACACGGTGATCGTCGAGGCGGCCAACCCGGAAGGGGTGCTGCTGCCGGGGATGACCGCCACCGTCGACTTCGTCGTCGAACATCTCGAAGACGTGCTCCTGATCCCCAACGCCGCCCTGCGCTTCACGCCGGAGGAGAAGGAATCTGCTCCTGCCAGCGGCCAATCCCACCATTCCGCCGCAAAAACGGGAGGGCGGGTCTTTCGTCTCGGTGCGACCGGGGAGCTGCAGAAGGTAGCGGTTTCAACTCTTGCCAGCGACGGCCAGGTGACGGCGATTTCCGACGACGGACTGCAGGCCGGGGATGCGGTGGTCACCGGCCCGGCCAGGGAAGACACCAAGGTCAAAAAGAGCTTTTCCCTCTTCGGAGCGATGCGGGGGAGGCCGCGAAAATGA
- a CDS encoding ATP-binding protein — MRIRIQYRLFLALLAASGLAVFGMFFIMQWSIDRGFLQYVNTLEQSRLERLAAGLEEAYAARGSWAFLRDDPAEWLRLMLRTLPEGSLTPEQRERLEKRLERRAEQGRLPRPEGRLPGPAHRFESRVLLLDADGSRILGPGGAGADLPRTPLRHDGTVVGSLILLPQKELSDVHQLRFVQQQKLALALVGLVVLLISTLLSLLLARRLVRPIQLLATATRQLAGGAYATRVPTVSGDELGQLARDFNALALTLEKNETARRQWVADISHELRTPLSVLRGEIEALQDGIRQPTAEAIASLHTEAMRLGRLVDDLYQLAVSDLGALSYRKEKTDFTALLREALASVRPRFADKGLTLKEELPAADLRLFADPQRLHQLLANLLENTLKYTDAPGEARVSLQAEKATAVLRIDDSPPGVPEEAWTRLFESLYRVEGSRSRTTGGAGLGLAICRNIVQAHDGSITAGPSPLGGVRITITFPLEKMP, encoded by the coding sequence ATGAGAATCAGGATACAATACCGGCTCTTTCTCGCCTTGCTGGCCGCCTCGGGGCTGGCGGTCTTCGGCATGTTTTTCATCATGCAGTGGAGCATCGACCGCGGCTTTCTCCAGTACGTCAACACCCTCGAACAGAGCCGCCTCGAACGCCTGGCGGCAGGGCTTGAAGAGGCCTATGCCGCCAGGGGGAGCTGGGCCTTTCTCCGCGACGACCCCGCCGAGTGGCTGCGCCTGATGCTGCGCACCCTCCCCGAGGGGAGTCTTACCCCCGAGCAGAGGGAGCGGCTGGAGAAACGACTGGAGCGCCGCGCCGAGCAGGGGCGTCTCCCTCGTCCCGAGGGGCGCCTTCCCGGGCCGGCCCATCGTTTCGAGAGCCGCGTCCTCCTTCTCGACGCCGACGGGAGTCGAATCCTCGGCCCGGGGGGCGCCGGCGCCGATCTGCCCCGCACCCCCCTGCGCCACGACGGCACCGTCGTCGGCTCCCTGATCCTGCTGCCGCAAAAAGAGCTCTCCGACGTTCACCAGTTGCGCTTCGTCCAGCAGCAGAAGCTGGCCCTGGCCCTGGTCGGCCTCGTCGTCCTCCTGATTTCCACCCTTCTCTCCCTGCTCCTGGCCCGGCGCCTGGTGCGCCCGATCCAGCTTCTGGCCACGGCGACCCGACAGCTCGCGGGCGGAGCCTACGCCACCCGGGTTCCGACCGTCTCCGGCGACGAACTCGGACAGCTCGCCCGGGACTTCAACGCCCTGGCCCTGACCCTGGAGAAAAACGAGACGGCGCGGCGTCAGTGGGTGGCCGACATCTCCCATGAGCTGCGCACCCCTCTTTCCGTGCTGCGCGGGGAGATCGAAGCCTTGCAGGACGGCATCCGCCAGCCGACCGCCGAGGCCATCGCCTCCCTGCACACCGAGGCGATGCGCCTGGGGCGCCTGGTCGACGACCTCTACCAGCTGGCCGTCTCCGATCTCGGCGCCTTGAGTTATCGCAAGGAGAAGACGGATTTCACGGCCCTGTTGCGCGAGGCCCTCGCCTCCGTGCGCCCGCGCTTTGCCGACAAGGGGCTGACCCTGAAGGAGGAGCTCCCCGCCGCCGACCTGAGGCTTTTTGCCGATCCGCAGCGCCTGCATCAGCTGTTGGCCAACCTGCTGGAGAACACCCTCAAATATACCGATGCGCCGGGAGAGGCCCGGGTGAGCCTGCAGGCTGAAAAGGCGACGGCCGTTCTCCGGATCGACGACAGTCCCCCCGGGGTTCCCGAGGAGGCGTGGACACGCCTCTTCGAGAGTCTCTACCGGGTGGAGGGTTCGCGGAGCCGGACGACGGGGGGAGCCGGACTCGGCCTGGCCATCTGCCGCAACATCGTCCAGGCCCACGACGGTTCGATCACGGCGGGTCCCTCCCCCCTGGGCGGGGTTCGGATCACCATCACCTTCCCGCTGGAGAAAATGCCATGA
- a CDS encoding TolC family protein, with the protein MSRLLTLAVLLLGGALTSGPASAEAPPVLQLTLPGAVEMALTGHPAMTLARNRRESAAVSVTAARGAFLPDLQGSAGAVERYAQQPPPGDGGDSRTLNLDLSSSLNLFNGFADVADLGAARRRLDAAGGELLRQQQTTAMNAANAFIAVLTSRELVTVAEESLAREKALLEQVDAFYRAGSRSVTDFYRQQAATAQAELDLLDARRNLEVAGLQLLQSLGMEPPLVVEPLSPDPFALVAVLQGIDAGQTLALAWELRPDLLAGIRRIEGAEEEVRRARGGYLPRLDLTASAGTGYSSLSSGRNLNDQLTRDNGDASVGLFLNVPIFDRFLTRTGVAQARIGQSDAVAEVARLRQQIGVEIGQALADYRRAELQLTVSRAQLDYARQALDAAEARYRVGATNWIDLADARATFVRARGDEVRARQGLLQQSLAVGYARGDLETLLPLLTPRKEKS; encoded by the coding sequence ATGTCACGACTCCTGACCCTCGCCGTCTTGCTCCTCGGCGGCGCCCTGACTTCAGGCCCCGCCTCGGCAGAGGCGCCGCCGGTGCTTCAACTGACTCTCCCCGGCGCCGTCGAGATGGCGCTAACCGGACACCCCGCCATGACCCTGGCCCGCAACCGCCGGGAATCGGCGGCCGTCTCTGTCACGGCAGCCCGCGGCGCATTTCTCCCCGATCTGCAGGGGAGCGCCGGAGCCGTCGAACGCTACGCCCAGCAGCCGCCGCCGGGGGACGGCGGGGACTCCCGCACCCTGAACCTCGATCTCTCCTCCAGTCTCAATCTCTTCAACGGCTTTGCCGACGTCGCCGATCTCGGCGCCGCCCGGCGCCGGCTCGACGCCGCCGGGGGGGAACTGCTGCGCCAGCAGCAGACGACGGCCATGAATGCGGCCAACGCCTTCATCGCCGTCCTCACCTCACGGGAGCTGGTGACCGTCGCCGAGGAGAGTCTGGCCCGGGAGAAGGCGCTCCTCGAACAGGTCGATGCCTTTTATCGCGCCGGCAGCCGCTCGGTGACCGATTTCTACCGCCAGCAGGCGGCCACGGCCCAGGCGGAACTCGATCTCCTCGACGCCCGGCGCAACCTCGAGGTCGCCGGACTGCAATTGCTCCAGAGTCTGGGGATGGAGCCGCCCCTTGTCGTCGAACCCCTTTCCCCCGACCCCTTCGCCCTGGTCGCCGTCCTGCAGGGGATCGATGCGGGGCAAACCCTGGCGCTGGCCTGGGAACTTCGTCCCGACCTGCTGGCCGGAATCCGGCGGATCGAAGGGGCCGAAGAAGAGGTGCGCCGGGCTCGGGGCGGCTATCTGCCGCGGCTCGATCTGACGGCCTCGGCCGGCACCGGTTACAGTTCCTTGAGCAGCGGCCGCAACCTCAACGATCAGCTGACCCGGGACAACGGCGACGCCTCCGTCGGCCTCTTTTTGAATGTACCGATCTTCGACCGCTTTCTCACCCGCACCGGCGTCGCCCAGGCCCGCATCGGCCAGAGCGACGCCGTCGCCGAGGTGGCGCGACTGCGCCAGCAGATCGGCGTCGAAATCGGTCAGGCACTGGCCGACTACCGCCGGGCCGAGCTGCAGCTCACCGTCTCCAGGGCCCAGCTCGACTACGCCCGGCAGGCCCTCGACGCCGCCGAGGCCCGCTACCGGGTCGGGGCGACAAACTGGATCGATCTCGCCGATGCCCGCGCCACCTTTGTTCGCGCCCGGGGGGACGAGGTCCGTGCCCGGCAGGGACTGCTGCAGCAGTCCCTGGCCGTCGGGTATGCCCGCGGCGACCTCGAGACGCTCCTTCCCCTGTTGACGCCCCGTAAGGAAAAATCATGA
- a CDS encoding ABC transporter ATP-binding protein — translation MTEETLVIAGVTKVFDLGAVKVHALRGISLTIRRGEFVAVMGTSGSGKSTLMNILGCLDRPSAGDYLLEGVSVGTLGRNALADIRNEKIGFVFQGFNLLARTTALENVELPLLYDRRHRIADPRASATAALVRVGLGDRLDHVPNQLSGGQQQRVAIARALVTEPAIILADEPTGNLDSRTTLEVLAVFQQLNAEGMTIVLVTHEPEVARYCSRIVELRDGLVQRDEAVAATRQAAEDLAAARQEVPA, via the coding sequence ATGACCGAGGAAACCCTGGTCATCGCCGGCGTCACCAAGGTCTTCGATCTCGGCGCCGTGAAGGTTCACGCTCTGCGCGGGATCTCCCTGACCATCCGGCGCGGGGAATTCGTCGCGGTGATGGGTACCTCGGGGAGCGGCAAGTCGACGCTGATGAATATCCTCGGCTGCCTCGACCGGCCGAGTGCCGGCGACTATCTCCTCGAGGGGGTGTCCGTCGGCACCCTGGGGCGCAACGCCCTGGCCGACATCCGCAACGAAAAGATCGGTTTCGTTTTTCAGGGGTTCAACCTTCTGGCGCGAACCACGGCGCTGGAGAACGTCGAACTCCCCCTTCTCTACGACCGCCGTCACCGCATCGCCGATCCCAGGGCCAGCGCCACGGCGGCCCTGGTCCGGGTCGGCCTCGGCGACCGTCTCGACCACGTCCCCAATCAGCTCTCCGGCGGCCAGCAGCAGCGGGTCGCCATCGCCCGCGCCCTGGTGACGGAGCCGGCGATCATCCTTGCCGACGAGCCGACGGGGAACCTCGACAGCCGCACCACCCTCGAGGTCCTCGCCGTCTTCCAGCAGCTCAACGCCGAGGGGATGACCATCGTTCTCGTCACCCACGAGCCGGAGGTCGCCCGCTACTGCAGCCGCATCGTCGAACTGCGCGACGGCCTGGTGCAGCGCGACGAGGCGGTGGCGGCGACGCGGCAGGCCGCCGAAGACCTGGCCGCGGCC
- a CDS encoding response regulator, protein MSGRILIVEDEEKLAALLSDYLRQGGFEPQTLGDGAAAVELIRSERPDLVLLDLMLPAKDGMEICREVRAFSAVPIIMITARIEEIDRLLGLEIGADDYICKPFSPREVVARVRAVLRRAAPGNGAMGGLDLDPSRYRAVLHGRLLDLTAVEFQLLAYLAAHPGRIFSRSQLMDHIYPDDRIVSDRTIDSHIKKLRKKIAAVAPDEELIRSVYSVGYKFEAD, encoded by the coding sequence ATGAGCGGACGCATCCTTATTGTCGAAGACGAAGAGAAGCTCGCCGCCCTCCTTTCCGACTATCTGCGCCAGGGGGGATTCGAGCCGCAGACCCTGGGGGACGGCGCCGCCGCCGTCGAGCTGATCCGCAGCGAGCGCCCCGACCTCGTCCTGCTCGACCTGATGCTGCCGGCCAAGGACGGCATGGAGATCTGCCGGGAGGTGCGCGCCTTTTCGGCCGTTCCGATCATCATGATCACCGCCCGCATCGAGGAGATCGACCGCCTTCTCGGCCTGGAAATCGGCGCCGACGACTACATCTGCAAGCCCTTCAGCCCCCGGGAGGTGGTGGCCCGGGTCCGGGCCGTCCTGCGCCGGGCGGCCCCGGGGAATGGCGCCATGGGCGGCCTCGACCTCGATCCGTCCCGCTACCGCGCCGTCCTCCACGGCCGACTCCTCGATCTCACCGCCGTCGAGTTTCAGCTCCTCGCCTATCTCGCCGCCCACCCCGGACGGATTTTCTCCCGCAGCCAGCTGATGGATCACATCTACCCCGACGACCGCATCGTCAGCGACCGCACCATCGACAGCCATATCAAAAAGTTGCGCAAGAAGATCGCCGCCGTCGCCCCCGACGAAGAGCTGATCCGTTCGGTCTACAGCGTCGGCTACAAGTTTGAGGCCGACTGA
- a CDS encoding response regulator encodes MNPGLIRVLIVEDDERISELHRRFTEKLDGFEVVGLANSLAGAAEMLEVLEPDLVLLDLFFPEGNGMELLREMRIGAAPSDFILITAAREMASLQEALRGGAFDYIIKPVSFPRFQEALQKYRDFFHLVRSGGPLEQKDVDHLLYPHPVADGGSATLPKGVDPLTLKKIRLVFENPGVKDLGAEEVGAQVGVSRSTARRYLEFMVSEGFLVADLLYGAVGRPERRYLRKS; translated from the coding sequence ATGAATCCAGGATTGATCCGGGTGCTGATCGTTGAAGACGATGAGCGGATCTCCGAACTGCACCGGCGCTTCACGGAAAAGCTCGACGGTTTCGAAGTGGTCGGCCTGGCCAATTCCCTTGCCGGGGCCGCCGAAATGCTCGAGGTCCTCGAGCCGGACCTGGTCCTCCTCGACCTCTTCTTTCCCGAGGGGAACGGCATGGAACTGCTGCGGGAGATGCGGATCGGGGCGGCGCCGAGCGATTTCATCCTGATCACCGCCGCCCGGGAGATGGCCTCCCTGCAGGAAGCGCTGCGCGGAGGAGCCTTCGATTACATCATCAAGCCGGTCTCTTTTCCCCGGTTTCAGGAGGCGCTGCAGAAGTACCGGGATTTCTTCCACCTCGTGCGAAGCGGCGGGCCCCTCGAGCAGAAGGATGTGGACCATCTCCTCTACCCCCATCCCGTGGCCGACGGGGGGAGCGCGACTCTCCCCAAGGGGGTCGATCCCCTGACGCTGAAGAAAATACGCCTGGTTTTCGAGAATCCGGGCGTCAAGGATCTCGGTGCCGAGGAGGTGGGTGCCCAGGTCGGCGTCAGCCGTTCGACCGCAAGGCGCTATCTCGAATTCATGGTTTCGGAAGGTTTTCTCGTCGCCGATCTCCTCTACGGCGCCGTCGGGCGCCCCGAGCGCCGCTATCTGCGCAAGTCCTGA
- a CDS encoding anaerobic C4-dicarboxylate transporter, which translates to MLYIQFLFLLLMLYLGSRYGGIGLGVISGIGLAAEVFIFKMPPTSPPITVMLIIMAVVTCASILEAAGGLKYMLQVAERILRSNPKRVTLLGPLVTYTMTFMLGTGHAVYTIMPIIGDVALKNGIRPERPMAAASVASQLGITASPISAAVVYYLSQMTNVAPGLTLMSILAVTIPATLLGNLAMSLYSMRRGVELEDDPEYQRRLADPVWSQRIKDTTATTLDEKLPVAARNSVLVFLLALAVIVVIAMFPEIRTQSAGAKPISMAVIIQMMMLAFGGIILLVTKTKSSKVPEGVVFKSGMVAAIAIFGIAWMSDTYFQYAMPSFKTGITAMVTSYPWTFALAMFVVSVVVNSQAATCRMMLPVGLAMGLPPALLIGIMPSSYGYFFIPNYPSDIATVNFDISGTTKIGKYYFNHSFMAPGLIAVVVACLIGYPLAMVLI; encoded by the coding sequence ATGCTCTACATCCAGTTTCTTTTCCTGCTCCTGATGCTCTATCTCGGCAGCCGCTACGGCGGCATCGGCCTCGGCGTGATCTCCGGCATCGGCCTGGCCGCCGAAGTCTTCATCTTCAAGATGCCTCCGACCTCCCCGCCGATCACCGTCATGCTGATCATCATGGCCGTCGTCACCTGTGCGTCGATTCTCGAGGCGGCCGGCGGCCTCAAGTACATGCTGCAGGTGGCCGAGCGCATCCTGCGCTCCAATCCCAAGCGGGTCACCCTCCTCGGACCGCTGGTGACCTACACCATGACCTTCATGCTCGGCACCGGCCATGCGGTCTACACCATCATGCCGATCATCGGCGACGTGGCCCTGAAAAACGGCATCCGCCCCGAGCGCCCCATGGCGGCGGCCTCCGTCGCCTCCCAGCTCGGCATCACCGCCAGCCCCATCTCCGCCGCCGTCGTCTACTACCTGTCGCAGATGACCAACGTCGCTCCCGGCCTCACCCTGATGTCAATTCTGGCCGTCACGATCCCCGCCACCCTCCTCGGCAACCTGGCCATGTCCCTCTACAGTATGCGCCGCGGCGTCGAACTCGAGGATGACCCCGAGTATCAGCGGCGCCTGGCCGACCCGGTGTGGAGTCAGCGCATAAAGGACACCACCGCCACGACCCTCGATGAAAAGCTCCCCGTGGCCGCCCGCAACTCGGTGCTCGTCTTTCTGCTGGCCCTGGCGGTGATCGTCGTCATCGCCATGTTCCCGGAAATCCGCACCCAGTCCGCCGGGGCCAAGCCGATTTCCATGGCGGTCATCATCCAGATGATGATGCTGGCCTTCGGCGGGATCATCCTCCTGGTCACCAAAACCAAATCGTCAAAGGTCCCCGAGGGGGTCGTCTTCAAGTCGGGAATGGTGGCGGCCATCGCCATCTTCGGCATCGCCTGGATGAGCGACACCTACTTCCAGTACGCCATGCCGAGCTTCAAAACCGGGATCACCGCCATGGTCACCTCCTACCCCTGGACCTTTGCCCTGGCCATGTTCGTGGTCTCGGTGGTGGTCAACAGCCAGGCGGCGACCTGCCGGATGATGCTCCCCGTCGGCCTGGCCATGGGCTTGCCGCCGGCGCTGCTCATCGGCATCATGCCCTCGAGCTACGGCTATTTCTTCATCCCCAACTACCCCTCCGACATCGCCACCGTCAACTTCGACATTTCCGGGACGACCAAGATCGGCAAGTATTACTTCAACCACAGCTTCATGGCTCCCGGCCTGATCGCCGTGGTCGTCGCCTGTCTGATCGGCTATCCGCTGGCGATGGTCCTCATTTAG
- a CDS encoding ATP-binding protein: MNSLVSRLDRLLPRSLQVKLILLVTGLLLLLVGLIGALFSDSVENLLRVQIGRKAVEVARSVALNPAIREGLRTGNSRDVQAAAEAIRKATDAEFVVIGDTRGIRLSHPDPKKIGEHFVGGDIDLALKEGKSYASESVGTLGPSLRGIVPVRDDREEIIGFAAVGYLVQDIEAVVREQQWEILRYAAVVVLFGIFGATLIARGLKSVIFGLEPQEIAALFRERNAVIGAIREGIISVDGEGRLTLVNPAARRYLGESPSADLRGRRLTEVCPCADLERSLGEGEPLFDREMTLAGRTMVVNILPFGAAGAGAVASFRPKDELDRLTRQLSQMQEYSELLRAQTHEYTNKLHTIAGLIQIGAHQEALDLIMTESSGYQDLIRTLAEAVPDPVVAGVILGKFNRARELKIDFIFDRQSFLTDLPEHLDRNHLLTILGNLLDNAFDAVRDAPRREVRLFLTDLGPDLLFEVEDSGEGISPNIAATLFEKGVTTKGGTGRGIGLFLVRRALDALRGEITVGRGEIGGALFTAIIPKGVGRELK; encoded by the coding sequence GTGAATTCACTGGTGTCCCGTCTGGATCGCCTGCTGCCGCGCAGTTTGCAGGTCAAGCTCATTTTGCTGGTCACCGGACTTCTCCTCCTGCTGGTGGGGCTCATCGGCGCCCTCTTCTCCGACTCGGTGGAAAATCTACTGCGCGTGCAGATCGGGCGCAAGGCGGTGGAGGTCGCCCGCTCCGTCGCCCTGAATCCGGCGATCAGGGAAGGTCTGCGGACCGGAAACAGCAGGGACGTTCAGGCTGCGGCCGAGGCGATCCGCAAGGCGACCGACGCCGAATTTGTCGTCATCGGCGATACCCGGGGGATTCGCCTTTCGCACCCCGACCCGAAAAAAATCGGCGAGCACTTCGTCGGCGGCGATATCGACCTGGCCCTCAAGGAAGGGAAGTCCTACGCGTCCGAGTCTGTGGGGACCCTCGGACCCTCCCTGCGCGGCATCGTTCCCGTGCGCGACGATCGGGAGGAGATCATCGGTTTTGCCGCCGTCGGATATCTAGTGCAGGACATCGAGGCGGTGGTGCGGGAGCAGCAATGGGAGATTCTGCGGTACGCCGCCGTCGTGGTGCTCTTCGGGATCTTTGGCGCCACCCTCATCGCCCGGGGGCTCAAATCGGTGATATTCGGCCTTGAGCCGCAGGAAATCGCCGCCCTCTTTCGGGAGCGCAATGCGGTCATCGGCGCCATTCGCGAGGGGATCATTTCCGTCGACGGAGAGGGGCGCCTGACCCTGGTCAACCCGGCGGCGCGGCGCTATCTCGGCGAGAGCCCTTCCGCCGACCTGCGCGGAAGGCGACTGACCGAGGTCTGCCCCTGTGCCGATCTCGAGCGATCCCTCGGGGAAGGCGAGCCGCTCTTCGATCGGGAAATGACCCTGGCAGGGAGAACGATGGTCGTCAATATCCTCCCCTTCGGCGCCGCCGGAGCCGGTGCCGTGGCCAGTTTCCGCCCCAAGGATGAACTCGACCGCCTGACCCGTCAGCTCTCCCAGATGCAGGAATACTCCGAGCTGCTGCGGGCCCAGACCCATGAATACACCAACAAGCTGCACACCATCGCCGGGCTGATCCAGATCGGCGCCCACCAGGAGGCCCTCGACCTGATCATGACCGAGTCGAGCGGCTATCAGGACCTGATCCGCACCCTGGCCGAGGCGGTTCCCGATCCGGTGGTCGCCGGGGTGATTCTCGGCAAGTTCAACCGCGCCCGGGAGCTCAAGATCGATTTCATCTTCGACCGGCAGAGTTTCCTGACCGACCTGCCGGAGCACCTCGACCGCAACCATCTGCTCACCATACTCGGCAACCTCCTCGACAACGCCTTCGACGCCGTGCGGGATGCGCCCCGCCGCGAGGTGCGCCTGTTTCTCACCGATCTCGGGCCGGACCTCCTTTTCGAGGTCGAGGATTCGGGGGAGGGGATCTCCCCGAACATTGCCGCCACCCTCTTCGAAAAGGGGGTGACCACCAAGGGGGGAACCGGCCGGGGGATCGGCCTGTTCCTGGTGCGCCGGGCCCTCGATGCCCTCCGGGGAGAGATCACCGTCGGCCGCGGCGAAATCGGCGGCGCCCTCTTTACCGCCATCATTCCTAAGGGTGTTGGGAGAGAACTCAAGTAA